In bacterium, the following are encoded in one genomic region:
- a CDS encoding CoB--CoM heterodisulfide reductase iron-sulfur subunit B family protein, translated as MKVAYFPGCSLHSTGIEFDISVREVCKALGIELQEIEGWVCCGATSAHATNHLLSLALPAYSLALAERMDVEDVVAPCAACFNRLKHSAVVCQNAETFKKVRELLPIPWENRLRVRNLLDLFSEMIEEIKSKVKNPLSDLKLASYYGCLLLRPPHICQFDNPENPQTMDELLRVCGAQVVDWAFKTECCGANLTIPRSDLVVELTYRILKSAKSAGADAIVTACPFCHLNLDARQADIHRVKGEIFNIPILYFTQAVGLALGIPAKKLGLSRHLVSPFLIPALRRR; from the coding sequence ATGAAGGTCGCTTATTTCCCTGGTTGTTCGCTCCATTCAACGGGCATAGAGTTTGACATTTCCGTGCGGGAAGTTTGTAAGGCATTGGGAATTGAACTCCAGGAGATAGAGGGATGGGTTTGCTGTGGAGCAACCTCTGCCCACGCAACCAATCATCTCCTCTCCCTTGCCCTCCCAGCTTATTCCCTCGCCCTTGCGGAAAGGATGGATGTTGAGGATGTAGTCGCTCCTTGCGCCGCCTGTTTCAATCGCCTAAAACATTCCGCCGTTGTTTGCCAGAACGCGGAGACATTCAAAAAAGTAAGGGAACTCCTTCCAATCCCTTGGGAGAATAGATTGAGAGTGCGTAATCTCCTTGACCTCTTCAGCGAGATGATTGAGGAGATTAAATCAAAAGTCAAAAATCCCCTTTCCGACCTAAAGCTCGCCTCCTATTATGGCTGTCTCCTCCTTCGTCCTCCTCATATCTGCCAATTTGATAACCCAGAAAATCCCCAAACTATGGACGAATTGCTGAGAGTCTGTGGAGCGCAGGTCGTGGATTGGGCTTTTAAGACTGAATGCTGTGGCGCCAACTTGACGATTCCTCGCTCGGACCTCGTCGTTGAACTTACCTACAGGATATTGAAATCGGCAAAATCAGCGGGAGCAGATGCGATAGTCACAGCTTGCCCCTTCTGCCATCTTAACCTTGACGCGCGCCAAGCGGATATACATAGAGTAAAAGGAGAAATCTTCAATATCCCCATCCTTTATTTCACACAGGCTGTCGGATTGGCTTTAGGGATTCCAGCGAAGAAGTTGGGGTTGAGCCGCCATCTCGTCAGCCCATTCCTCATACCCGCCCTTAGAAGGAGGTAG
- a CDS encoding 4Fe-4S dicluster domain-containing protein yields MIDLVADDSLSNQIKEICGENVKKCYQCGKCTASCPLSFAMDVKPNQVMRMAQLGLKEVLQSSTIWICASCASCTARCPLEIRISFVMDALREIALKENIPPKEPNIPLFHRVFFRWIGWLGKLYELGFIMEYKLRSRQWFNDILMGIKMFINGKLNPIPTSSPNSEEVRKLIEKASQR; encoded by the coding sequence ATGATTGACCTCGTAGCGGATGATTCTTTATCAAATCAAATAAAGGAAATCTGCGGAGAAAATGTCAAGAAATGTTACCAATGCGGGAAGTGCACAGCCAGTTGTCCTCTCTCCTTCGCTATGGATGTAAAGCCAAATCAGGTTATGCGAATGGCTCAGCTGGGCTTAAAAGAGGTTCTTCAATCTTCAACAATCTGGATATGCGCCTCCTGCGCCTCCTGCACTGCCCGCTGCCCCCTTGAAATCCGAATCTCCTTCGTTATGGATGCCCTGAGGGAAATCGCTCTAAAGGAAAACATCCCTCCGAAGGAGCCAAATATCCCCCTATTCCACAGGGTTTTCTTCCGATGGATAGGCTGGCTTGGCAAGCTTTACGAATTAGGCTTCATAATGGAATATAAGCTGAGAAGCAGGCAGTGGTTCAACGATATATTAATGGGAATAAAGATGTTCATTAATGGGAAGCTAAACCCCATTCCCACTTCCTCCCCCAACAGCGAGGAAGTGAGAAAGCTCATTGAAAAGGCAAGCCAAAGATGA
- a CDS encoding sugar phosphate isomerase/epimerase, protein MKIACQESLLPGRDLLERAENAKKFGFEGIELWGSGLKERVCEIKKVMDKVGIPVSTICAGFRGTPLDADRSQRELAISDSKEILSVAADLGAVGMIFVPIFGGPRVPDLSPLYNPYELERELLLKLLDDLGAHAEKVGTYLLLEPLNRYETHFINRLEQAVWFCEKVGREGVKIMADFFHMSIEESDIAQAIKAAGPYIKHVHLADSNRLLPGWGHTDFKAPFAALKEIGYENFMAMECGVPGNPEESLPKSVNYLRQFI, encoded by the coding sequence GTGAAAATAGCCTGTCAGGAGAGCCTTCTTCCCGGAAGAGACCTTCTGGAGAGGGCAGAAAATGCTAAGAAGTTTGGGTTTGAGGGAATTGAGCTCTGGGGAAGCGGTTTGAAGGAGAGGGTATGTGAGATCAAAAAGGTTATGGATAAGGTGGGGATTCCTGTATCCACTATTTGCGCTGGCTTCAGGGGAACGCCTCTGGATGCCGACCGCTCCCAGCGGGAGCTGGCGATTTCGGATTCCAAGGAAATCCTTTCCGTAGCCGCCGATTTGGGAGCCGTGGGAATGATTTTCGTCCCCATTTTTGGTGGTCCCCGTGTGCCTGACCTAAGCCCCCTTTACAATCCCTATGAGCTAGAGAGAGAGTTATTGTTGAAGCTATTGGATGACCTGGGCGCCCATGCTGAGAAGGTAGGAACCTACCTCCTCTTAGAGCCTTTAAATCGCTACGAGACACACTTCATCAACAGGTTGGAGCAAGCTGTATGGTTCTGCGAGAAGGTTGGGAGAGAGGGCGTCAAGATAATGGCTGACTTTTTCCATATGTCCATTGAGGAAAGCGATATAGCTCAGGCGATAAAAGCCGCCGGACCTTACATCAAACATGTGCATCTCGCGGATTCCAATCGCCTCCTTCCGGGCTGGGGACATACGGATTTCAAGGCTCCCTTTGCCGCCTTGAAGGAGATAGGATATGAGAACTTTATGGCTATGGAATGCGGCGTGCCGGGGAATCCCGAGGAGAGCTTGCCCAAGAGCGTCAACTATCTCAGACAATTTATTTAA
- a CDS encoding Gfo/Idh/MocA family oxidoreductase: protein MKVRVGFLGCGGIAHAHMERLARMEDVEMVAFCDVVKERAEGSAQKYGGRAYTDHHEMLEKEKMDALFVALPPVAHTDGEIIAAEKGIHIFVEKPIALTLEKAKEINEAIKKAGVISSVGYHFRYMDTVEEAKKLVEGKTIGMILGYWIGGFPGVYWWRRMDMSGGQIVEQTTHIFDLARYFCGDVEEVYAAYGRKILSDIPESDVPDVGTVTMKFKDGTVGTISNSCMISQGYRVGVELFLRDLVLEVGWRLKIIEPNRTIERNCTVDAYWEEDRIFIDAIKTGDASKIKSPYEDGLKSLAISVAANKSWKEGKAVKVEI from the coding sequence ATGAAAGTTAGGGTAGGATTTTTAGGCTGTGGAGGAATCGCCCACGCTCATATGGAGCGTTTGGCGAGGATGGAAGATGTGGAGATGGTCGCCTTCTGCGATGTGGTGAAAGAGAGAGCGGAGGGTTCTGCTCAGAAATACGGAGGAAGAGCTTATACAGACCATCACGAGATGTTGGAGAAGGAGAAAATGGATGCGCTCTTTGTCGCCCTCCCTCCCGTTGCCCATACTGATGGCGAGATAATTGCAGCTGAGAAGGGAATCCACATCTTCGTTGAGAAACCGATTGCCCTGACGCTTGAGAAAGCCAAGGAGATAAATGAAGCGATAAAGAAGGCGGGAGTGATATCCTCCGTTGGCTACCATTTCCGCTACATGGACACAGTTGAGGAGGCGAAGAAGCTGGTGGAGGGAAAGACGATTGGGATGATTTTGGGCTATTGGATAGGTGGATTTCCTGGCGTTTATTGGTGGAGAAGGATGGATATGTCCGGAGGACAGATAGTTGAGCAGACGACCCACATCTTTGATTTAGCTCGCTACTTCTGCGGTGATGTTGAAGAAGTCTACGCCGCCTATGGAAGGAAGATTCTCTCGGATATCCCTGAGTCAGATGTTCCCGATGTGGGAACGGTAACAATGAAATTTAAAGATGGCACGGTTGGAACGATTTCCAACTCCTGTATGATATCTCAGGGCTACAGAGTGGGAGTTGAGCTGTTCTTAAGAGACCTAGTTTTGGAAGTCGGCTGGCGTTTGAAGATAATAGAGCCTAACAGAACGATAGAGAGGAACTGCACGGTTGATGCATATTGGGAGGAAGATAGGATATTCATAGACGCGATAAAGACGGGAGATGCCAGCAAGATTAAATCCCCCTATGAGGATGGCTTGAAGAGCTTGGCGATAAGCGTGGCGGCTAATAAATCTTGGAAGGAGGGGAAGGCGGTTAAGGTAGAAATTTAA